The sequence atcaaatggctaccaggactatttgcattgtgtgccccaccccccaacccctctttttacactgctgctactctctgtttatcatatatgcatagtcactttaactatacattcatgtacatactacctcaattgggccgaccaaccagtgctcccgcacattggctaaccaggctatcAGCATTGTGTCCCAatcaccacccgccaacccctcttttacgctactgctactctctgttcatcatatatgcatagtcactttaaccatatctacatactacctcaatcagcctgccTAACCGGTGtctatgtagcctcactacttttatagcctcactactgtatatagcctgtctttttatttctttacctacctattgttcacctaataccttttttgcactattggttagagcctgtaagtaagcatttcactgtaaggtctacatctgttgtattcagcgcacgtgacaaataaactttgatttgatttgtcaacAACATAGATGATTGGTACAGTATATTAAAGCCCTTGGTTTAAATTATTACTTTTATGACGGGTCCAAAACTATATTTAATTAAATCCCACAGTAAATGCAATCAAAATGGTAAAATGCTATGTAATAAATCATGTATAAAAGTGTTTTGTCAAACCTTGAAGACCAAATACATACGAACAAAACTGTAATGTTGTGTCCCAGTATGTTAAGTTTCATTTCTGAGATGCCTTACGTTTAGTTTCTATGccttttgtttctatgttttaaGTTTTGTTTCTGTGAAAGTGAAAGTATTTTCCTCTCCATTCATAGAAGCTCCCTCACTCACACACCTACATCCAcccccctcccctttctctctctcttacacacaaacacattttctCCCTCATTTTCACACATACTCTCTCATTCACTGTACAGTACTCCTGCAAGGATGGCAGacagtttctctctcttggaAGAGGATCTGTCGTGTCCAGTGTGCTGGGAGATCTTCATGGAGCCGGTGATCCTCTCCTGCAACCACAGCCTCTGCAGGGCCTGTTTGGAGGAGAGCTGGAGTAAAGGAGGGACGCAGGACTGCCCAGTCTGCAGAAGGAGGTCGGCCAGAGACCAGCCACCTCCCAACCTAGCCCTGAGGCATGCCTGTGAGACGCTACTAAGAGAGAGGGAGCCCAAAGACACTCTTGGGCCCGCAAAGGAGCCAACCGAGGAGCCAACCGAGGAGCCGACAGAGGAGTCTGCAAAGAATGCTACAGAGGGGatggtagaggaggctacaggCAGGCTCTCACAGAGTGAAAACACCAGCCACAGGGGTCCACAGGGTGTATGTAGCTTACACTCCCAGAAGCTCCAGCTCTTCTGCTTAGAGGAtgagtgtctggtgtgtgtggagtgtgtgttgGAGCACGCAGACCACAGCTTCTGCTCTGTGGGGAAGGCAGCAGGTCAGAGGAGGGAGGGACTCAGACCCCAACTGGAGGCCCTGCAGGAGAAAATGGCTGCCTTTAGCAAAGCTGAGCTCACCTGTGACAAAATGGCTGCTCACATCAGGGTGCAGACCCAGAGAGCAGAAAGGCAGATAAAGGAGGAGTTTGAGAAGCTACACTGCTTCCTGAGggatgaggaggtggagagaCTAGCTGCGctgaaggaggaagagaagaacaAAAGGATGAAGGAGCGAGTGGACGAGATAAGTGAGATTATGTCATCTCTGTCAGACACAATTAGGGCTGTGGAGGAGAAACTGGCAGTGGATGATGATGTGTCGTTCCTGCAGAGCTACAAAATGACAATGGAGAGAACGCAGAGTGTGCCTGAGGACCCAGAGTTGGGCTCAAGAGCACTGATCAACTTGGCCAAACACCTGGGCAACCTTAGTTTCCAGGTCTGGGAGAAGATGCAGAAGGCAGTGAAATACACACCTGTGGTTCTAGACCCAAACACTGCACATCCCGATCTCTATCTATCTGAAGATCTGACCAGCCTAAGACGTGAAGATAAACTACAGTCTCTCCCAGACAACCCAGAGAGGTTTGATATATATTGTGAAATCTTGGGTTCAGAGGGGTTCACTTCAGGGACACACTTCTGGGATGTGGAAGTCGGAGAAAGTGATGACTGGAGGGTAGGAGTGGCCAGCGAGTCTGTTAGTAGGAAACCGGAGATAGATAAAGAAGGTGGCGTATGGGCTGTTGGGGCATGTAATGGTGAACCTTATAACATGAAGAAAAAGACACAGAGGATTAGAGTTTCCTGGGACAAATGGGAGGTGTCCTTCTTTGGTCTTAGTCCATATAGTCACAAACTCAAAACTATTCAGCACAAATGTACAGAGAGAATGTATCCACACTTATTTGCACAACGGTCAAACACTGCAGATCCTTCCAGGGAAAGTCTCTCTGAAGGTGGAGAACCATACTGTATGAACACTTGAATGTAAGAGTTTCCCCATTCAACTTGTTTCTCCTCAGCATAGTGTACAAAGTAACATTCTCATCAATATGACTGGTTGCTTTTGAGATGGAGAATATAATTGCATTGTCATTTAAAACTATGTTGCAGTGTTTTGAAAGCTTTGAATGTATGTGTTTATGCATATCACTAACCTTTCAATGTAAAAAGAttgaaaaaaatacatataaattGATTTGTTCTTCAATAAATGGCAAATATTTTCTGTTTGGAGTGGTTAACTTCCATAATATGGTAGAATTTCAACATTCTTCAATGACCACGCCTGGTGTTGGAGCCCTGGGGAATATGAGGATGGCGAGGAGAAGCTGCTCCGTCATGCAGCTCTGCCTCACCTTGTCTAAATCTCTCTCAATAGCTCCATCctgtcttctctcctttctccacGGCCCCATCGGCATCAATAGAAATTCTATTCAAAACCATACGGAAGAAAAGCTGGAAATCAATGGCTTGCATATCACCTGATTAGACcgctgtgtgtgtatgcacacgGGCCTGTTGTGAGAGAGCAGGTGTGTGGGGCATGAGGCCTGGCCCCGCAGGCAGCAACCCCGCTACATGGGAGACGGTAATGAGATTACCCCGGCCTGCAGGACCTCACACAGCAGACAGTGATCAGATTAGGGAAAAGGACACTCCAACGTCATCCCtgtctgtctgagaggaatgaATCTCCTCTGGATTGGCCACCCTCTCTCAGGGTACTGTAACACAAGCCAAATGTAGTAGGCCTACTGTTTTTTCTTGAGCCTTCAGACCCTGACTCTACCCTGAATGTAGCTCTCCTATTTCTCTCTGGCGACTCTGCGTTACGTACGCCTCTTGGAGGGAACGCAACAACACCCTGCtacactcaactccccgtggagtgaaagaggtatgtgattgtaggtggaggtaaggatgacagaggcAGAGAAAATTACCATTTActgggaatttatttccttaacacAGTAATGTGGGGAAAAGTGGCTGGACAGAACCAAAGCGAAGAAAGTAAAAGTTAGTcctctctcctaccttacctgcctacccactacttacctaaacACCACCTGGcacgctaaccaaaatacagaggatggtccgcccaggtcttacctagtgtccATAGACAGAGTACATACTACAGGTATATGTTTGCCCGCAGGCCAAGGTGCCtttccccctgggaacaaattaaACAGAATAATAGAAACTTAAGGTGAACAATTTAAATAATCAAAAACACTGATTCTGATTGGCACACACATACCTCAGAAGTAGCAGCTACAAAATACtttcaacaacactgtctctgcacaacaaccaacacaggacatccAAGAAGCTCTCTCTCCtaacaaaggaacactggcttatccagttgcagaaggagttTGTAATTGCCAACAGCTGTATCCCCTAACGAGAGGGCGGGATCAGACCTCCAATCGTcgatggggccgaccaatcagctgcttcgaatccaggaagccatttcctgaaatacacacatacatatacacaaacaAACTCAAAATACAGAAACCAGGGAACGGAACACTCTGTGTTCCTGTGTGCCTGCCTGCTAATTGAATGTGATTGCTTTGGGAATCTTGGCGATGCAGCTGTTGGGTGTGTGTGGAGGCTGGTTGGTTGGTATGTGTGGAGGCTGTTGGCTGGGTGTGAAGACTGTTGGCTAGGTGTGGAGgctggtgggtgtgtgtggaggctgttggctgttggctgggTGTGGAAgctggtgggtgtgtgtggaggcTGGTGGGTGGGTGTGGAGGCTGGTGGGTGGGTGTGGAGGCTGGTGGGTGGGTGTGGAAGCCTGCCCTAGCTTAAGGTGGAGGACATGGGGGATTGATCGTGTCACTTTGATGGATTAGTGCTCTCATTTCTAGCTCCAGCGATTAGGTCACCTGCCCAGGAGACAGAAAAAAACACATGCTGCGAAATGCTGATGCTAGACTTACTCACCGATTATGTCACTGCATCAATGCTAAGCAGAGCTCCAGAAAGTCAGAGGGCCTCCATGAATAATACGCCAGAGTCCCCTCAGAGAGGAAGGAAGCAGATTTTATGGAATCAGTTGTCTTAGTAAAAtactccctcttctctcttttatTTATCTGATATATTCACTAGCAGGGTATTTACAAccctcctccccacctccccttCAACACACACTGTAGATCCCCAACCCAACTCTCTTACCATCAAGCAGTGCCCTCCCTCACTATAATGAGATTCCTCTCTTCACATGCAGCCCACCTTCATTTGTTCAGTGGTCAATTCTCTGGCTGTTAAAATGAAGGATTGACTGTACAGGTTGTCTGACTTTTATCTTTTTCCCTGATTCATGTTCAGGGAGAGGTATAACCAGTGTATCTTGTCATTATTCCATCTGAGACAAACATATCTAACCATCAccagtgaggagaggagggagaatagACGCATCATCGTATGAGGGTCATCCCATACCTTGACAGGGACATTACTGTACCAAGAGAGATGATTGCATTAGGGTTTATGGGCTATTACAGTAGAAGCTATGGCATCAGGTGACCATGCTCTCTTCATGCAGTCAAACGATGCCATGGTAACATCCATCTATCCTACAACCCTTTAGCACTGGTTTCATGTTACATAAATGTGATTAAGGagggatttttttaaatttctctTTTATTACCACTTCTGAAAACACATAATATTGTTCTCTATGATAGCCCCATCTTCCGTAAAGGGCCCATTTCATAAGTTAAGTGGCTTGTCTGGTTCGATTTAGAGCTCTCTATGTTAGAGAGGGACAATTGTGTTTTTGCCAGTTTCAGCATGTTCCTAATGACAGACCCAGTCAGACATCTGGAAATATTCACTTGCTATATTATACTGTGCATTGTCATCATAATGAGACTGGACTTTATGCCTAGCAGCAGCTTCAAGTTCATTATTCCCCTCCTTCTTCCTGTCTCAGGATCACTTATAGGTCACTATTTTACAATTAGTTGCGCCAATACCATGTACTTTCATGGAATTATTGATTTCTCTGTGATATGTAACCACACAGTAACTACTCATTTAAAACGGTAACTCTGACAATATGGAAACTCTTTGTACATTTTATCCAACTGTATTCTGGAGAAAGTACATAGTATGTAAGTGCATATCACATTGATATTCATATCTTTAGATCATATTTTGTCAGACTGTAGTATGTGCTCAAATTAAGCAGTCAGCCTTCCATTTCCATATTGACGCCTCAATAAACAATAGCAATAGCGGACATAAACTGTGCTGGATAGGAAACAATGGGAGGGTATACATTAGGTGTAAACTAAAGGATAAGGACCTCCAGATGTAGTAAAAGCCTGGGCCATGTGAAGCAGAGGCAGAAGCAGCATCAAGATAAGACtggtgttctctctgctctccattCTCTGGGCTTCTGCAGTCTTTTGTCTGAATACATACACAACTGTGGATGGATGGCTTTTTATAGCCCGTGTCATGGAGAAATACACTCCTATTCTCACTGATTGCTGTTGCCTGCAGGGCATACTTATCATGCTATTGTCATTGTTTTATTGGTGTAACGAATGGATCTGGTAAGAGGGCTTCTGCCAAAGTCCTGCACATATCATGTGGACATGTAAAATAGCAGGCTTTTGTAGCTCTGAAGTACGATAGTTCAGGTATAGAAATGTACAGTGTTGGCAGTTAACACGAGAAAGAATCTTTCATTTTCAAGATGGTGTGATAGAAAACAATACAGTGTTGACATATGCATAATAGTTGATGATGATCATTTCTTAGGAATTTTCCAGTAAATGAAATCAGTACTGCTGTAAATAAACTCGAAATGTATACACTTATTTTTCCCAGATCATTAACCAAATGATTCATCGCTGCTCTGTATGTATTACAGCATGAAAAATAGATTTGTTACGGAGCCCTCTGACCGTGACGTGTTCAAATGAAGTCTCGTCTGCCCTCTTCAGGTCTGGTCAATGAATGAGAACAGAAATATCAGTACAGTTAAACGTTATGCAGATCCTCAAGGAGATTACTCTCCTGAACTCAAATCTTCTCCCAGGGCGCATGTGTCAAACTTATTCCACATAGGgtcgagtgtctgcgggttttcactCCACTCTTGTACTTGATtcatgaattaaggtcactaattagtaaggaactcgcCTTAATTTATGTAATCTCTGTCACCTGGGGCTGCTCCCCTGGCCAAGGACCAGTCCACTTTTCCCCCCTTTGAGGGGCTAAAATGTATCTTATACAGAATGAAATGTGTGTTAGATTCCAAGCATGGATGTGGTAGTATTACTCTATCTGAAGCGTGTCCCCTGAGGAGAACTCGGATGCATTCTACAGTATATGGATCTATGTACTGTGGTAAACTGTATGGAATATTTTATTGTCTTTCTCAGGAATTCTCCCTTATCTGCATTGTTCCCATCCCCCTCACACCTTTGGGAAGATGGGGTGTTGTGCTCACATCCTGAGAGTGGGTTCACGGCTAGGGTCTGCCATTAACAGTggtgaccctggagcaattaggggtaagttccttgctcaagggtactTCGACAGATTTATCACCTTGTCGGTTCagggattcgaactagcaacctttcggttacttgcccaacgctctaaccgtgGTTCAGTGTGGAGGTTGGTTTagtttgaggttactgtaacttgGTATCGTTTGATTGGTCAGTGGTGGTCTGTTGTGGTTTGAAAAAGTCACACGTTCGGATGGGTATGAAGGGAAtgaaaaagtatttattttctctcttgTTCTGTTAACCATACTGTTATCCATATGAAAATGTTTCTCATGAGGGCTGCTTGGCTCTTGGCCTGAGTAGGACGGATTTGTTCATGCTTTGTCTTGTAACCGAGATTGCTAATGCTTGTTAATGCCAGTAATGCTCTGTAACTTATGATTTTGCCTTGTATTATGGAACTCGTTCATCCTACAATGTTAATTAAATACTTGCATTACCATTTCTTGACCTTAGTCAGCTAAACTCAGAATACTTGCACATTGTTTAACTATAATATTAAATGGAGTCAGATAGTCAGATTTATTACATGTAGAATGTAAAATATTATTTAGCCTTACAGCTCTGTCTGTGGATGCCATCATCTGCATTTCCAACATGGCAATTCCCATCCAGGGGGTTTGATACTCTGGGGAATCACAGCAAATTACACCTTTCCTCCATATCATTACATCTGCCGTGAGCCCTTAGAACTGCCCCAATACTCCACCAAACTGTGGTGTCTATCTCCAACTCTGCAACTGACACAATACTGTACAGCTACTGCACCGCTATACTGCCAGAGCAGCACAGCCACTGAAAGCCCGTTCCATCTATCctgtgccacctgtgccggctccacgcaccaggccgccggtgcgcctccccagtccggtacgtcctgtgccagctccccgcactcgccctgaagtgcgtgtcaccagtccggtgccacctgtgccggctccacgcaccaggccgcTAGTgcacctccccagtccggtacgtcctgtgccagctccccgcacttgccctgaagtgcgtgtcaccagtcctgTGCCACCTGTGctggctccacgcaccaggccgccagtgcgcctccccagtccggtacgtcctgtgccagctccccgcactcgccctgaagtgcgtgtcaccagtcctgtgccacctgtgccggctccacgcaacaggcctccagtgcgcctccccagcccggtacgtcctgtgccggctccacgcactcgccctgaagtgcgtgtcaccagtcctgtgccacctgtgccggctccacgcaacaggcctccagtgcgcctccccagcccggtacgtcctgtgccggctccacgcactcgacctgaagagcgtgtcatcagtccggtgcaacctgCTCCAAGgtcggagccttcctctgcgctgatgtccagtccaggcacggcatccagtaccgctccatggccggagccttcctctgcgccgatgcccggTTCAGGCACGGCGTTCAGCCTGGCGCCGTGGCCGGATCCGGGGTCAGGGCGGGGGCTACGACCCGCACCGGAGCCACCCCCGACACTAGTCACCACCCCTAACCcccccatttggtttcaggttttgtggccggagtccgcacctttggggggggggtactgtcacgccctgaccatagagagcccttggttctctatggtgttgtaggtcagggcgtgactagggggtgttctagtcgatgcatttctatgttggtgctctaagtatggttcccaattagaggcagctggtattcgttgtctctaattggggatcatacttcaGGTGTCCCTGTTCCCACCtgcatttgtgggatattgttttgttgaGTGCTGATGTGCGCTCTGTTACTTCACGGtcgttgtttgtttattgtgttgtttaagtttcactaataaaagatgtggaactcgaATCACGCTGCGCCCTGGTTCGTCTATTATAACAACCGTGACAGCAATAGAGATTccatcatctgtgaatctgttggggcagtatgcaaattggagtgcttctagggtttctgagatgatggtgttgatgtgagcgatgaccagcctttcaaagcacttcatggctacagatgtgagtgctacgggtctgtagtcatttaggtaggttaccttgtTGTTCTTtggaacagggactatggtggtctgcttgaaatacgccggtattacagactcggccagtgccaggttgaaaatgtcactgaagacacttaccagttggtcagcgcatgctcagagtacacatcTTGGACCTGTTAAaaaagtcttactcacattggctaggGTGAGTGTGattacacagtcgtccagaacagctggtgctctcatgcatgcttcagtgttgcttgagTCGAAGCGTGCATATaagtcatttagctcgtctgttaGGCTGGTGTCagtgggcagctcgcggctgggcttccctttgtagttcgtaaaagtttgcaagccctgccacatccgacgagcatctgagccagtgtagtaggattcaatcttagtcctgtatttacactttgcctgtttgatggttcgtctgaggacttagcgggatttcttataagcgtctgggttagagtcccgctccttgaaaagtGGCAGCTCCaccttttagctcagtgcggatgttgcctgtaatccatggcttctggttggggtatgtaagtACGGTCACtctggggacaacgtcatcgatgcacttgttgatgaagccggtgactgatgtggtatactcctcaatgcatTCGGATgagtcccagaacatattccagtctgtgctagcaaaacagtcctgtagcttagcatctgcatcatcttGTCTGGGACTTGCATTAATGGTTCACTATATTAGGTTTTTTCCCGTAATACACATCTAACCTAATATTCAGTGGCCTCAAGTGACCTCAGAGAACGGATGTAATTATGGCAGACCTGATGCCTTACTGAACAGCACTGTTTCAGCCAGCCGGAGAGCAGCCCTGCATATGTAGCACTGAACACACATCCCTTCATGATTGTATTTACAGAGTGACATCAGAGTAGAAAAAGGGACAATTAACCGCTTTGTTTCTCACAGATTAAACTGACACAAGCACTGCTCCACTCAAATGTTCCTCTCACAAGCACACAGTCAGAGACCCCCATCATGCCAAACACAAATAATTCAGTGTGTCCCTTTAACTGCCTTCTGAATCAGATTGACTCTGGGGTTCAGCGAGAGTAAGGGGGGAATGTGAGGGTATTAATATCAGAGCTACACCCATCTGATTCACGATTACACAC is a genomic window of Salvelinus namaycush isolate Seneca chromosome 15, SaNama_1.0, whole genome shotgun sequence containing:
- the LOC120060001 gene encoding nuclear factor 7, brain-like; amino-acid sequence: MADSFSLLEEDLSCPVCWEIFMEPVILSCNHSLCRACLEESWSKGGTQDCPVCRRRSARDQPPPNLALRHACETLLRERDENTSHRGPQGVCSLHSQKLQLFCLEDECLVCVECVLEHADHSFCSVGKAAGQRREGLRPQLEALQEKMAAFSKAELTCDKMAAHIRVQTQRAERQIKEEFEKLHCFLRDEEVERLAALKEEEKNKRMKERVDEISEIMSSLSDTIRAVEEKLAVDDDVSFLQSYKMTMERTQSVPEDPELGSRALINLAKHLGNLSFQVWEKMQKAVKYTPVVLDPNTAHPDLYLSEDLTSLRREDKLQSLPDNPERFDIYCEILGSEGFTSGTHFWDVEVGESDDWRVGVASESVSRKPEIDKEGGVWAVGAWWLHLFGLKLQELL